A stretch of the Medicago truncatula cultivar Jemalong A17 chromosome 5, MtrunA17r5.0-ANR, whole genome shotgun sequence genome encodes the following:
- the LOC25479887 gene encoding methyl-CpG-binding domain protein 4-like protein has translation MESKHYLNVDNPFSKCACKGNHLRKIEVEQECKVRVLSRFFHKVEECKVEHIPQRVVSRSTKSIEDLDLYRYQSEKVSRECVNKREHEGTDSYPLPPKIPKDSRKRPKVEKPRKSKRKTKPFLKADRCREAYKRKTLDNNWVPPPSGFEFPLLQEHHFHDPWRVIVICMLLNRTLGKQTKQVLDNFFELCPDAETCMQVKREEIEEVIKTLGFQVKRSRSLQRFSREYLTETWTYVTELHGVGKYAADGYAMFCTGKWDEVVPDDYKLNEYWNFLHERHP, from the exons ATGGAAAGTAAGCATTACTTGAATGTCGACAATCCTTTCAGCAAGTGTGCGTGTAAGGGAAATCATCTTAGAAAGATTGAAGTTGAACAAGAGTGTAAAGTTAGGGTCCTGTCTCGTTTTTTTCATAAAGTCGAAGAGTGTAAAGTGGAGCATATTCCACAGAGGGTCGTGTCTCGTTCTACGAAGAGCATTGAAGATTTAGATCTGTATAGGTATCAGAGTGAAAAAGTGTCAAGAGAGTGTGTTAACAAGAGAGAACATGAAGGAACGGATTCATATCCTCTTCCTCCTAAGATTCCCAAAGACTCTCGAAAGAGGCCGAAAGTTGAAAAGCCTAGGAAAtcgaaaagaaaaactaaacctTTTCTTAAGGCTGATAGATGCAGGGAGGCTTACAAAAGGAAAACACTTGATAATAACTGGGTGCCTCCACCTTCTGGTTTTGAATTCCCTCTCCTTCAAGAGCATCATTTCCACGATCCATGGAGAGTGATAGTTATATGTATGCTATTGAACCGCACTCTAGGAAAACAG ACAAAACAAGTTTTAGATAACTTTTTCGAGTTATGTCCAGACGCAGAAACTTGTATGCAAGTAAAAAGAGAGGAAATAGAAGAGGTAATAAAGACATTAGGTTTTCAAGTGAAAAGGTCAAGAAGTTTGCAACGCTTTTCTCGTGAATACTTAACTGAGACTTGGACCTATGTTACTGAACTGCACGGTGTCGGCAA GTATGCGGCGGATGGATATGCTATGTTTTGTACAGGCAAGTGGGATGAAGTTGTGCCAGACGATTATAAGCTGAATGAATATTGGAATTTCCTTCATGAAAGACATCCATAA